One genomic window of Nicotiana sylvestris chromosome 10, ASM39365v2, whole genome shotgun sequence includes the following:
- the LOC138879017 gene encoding uncharacterized protein translates to MEGVNMLKRRQRGQQPQGDCENYDDGNGFSNECYDDQSEEVQYVNNYQGNRGNWNGNNNNNWNNNNGQGGWNNNGGQGNQGKGFQRPLMYQQPNNPSPFQSQGSSSSGNVLGRIENMFEQMMKKNQDSDAQLASHNTSIRNLEVQLGQISQSLNTRPKGSLPSDTVVNPKGGHNNHVMVETTRSGRGGDVHASRGNQVMVDEEELRDDDIPLVVEDVVEPNVNNDVRIEIDEVEEETQEAVNPSREHKFIEMMKSLIINVPLVEALEQMSGYAKFMKDLVTKKRSMECKTIKMTHQVSSILHSMAPKLEEHGAFTIPCTIESANFAKAVCDLEASINLMPYSVFKTLGIRQPCPTSMRLQMADRSMKQPLGIIDDVPVRVDKFILPTDFVILDCEVDFIVPIILGRPFLVMGKALVDVEAGELTFRVGDEKVVFHVCKSMRQPNSTEVCSFMDIVTAVIVDDTSAMINVEDPLEAVLLNMDVNDDVGRVECVNALHGMGSYSYEPRKLSLDLENRKTPPTKPSIEEPPVLELKPFPPHLRLTPPWWFYKSARGRLDGH, encoded by the exons atggaaggagtgaatatgttgaaaaggaggcaaagaggacaacaacctcaaggagATTGTGAGAACTATGATGATGGAAATGGTTTTTcgaatgagtgctatgatgatcaaagtgaggAGGTTCAATATGTCAATAATTACCAAGGCAACCGAG ggaattggaacgggaacaacaacaacaattggaacaacaacaatggtcAAGGTGGGTGGAATAACAATGGTGGTCAAGGAAATCAGGGGaaaggttttcaaaggcccctgatgtatcaacaaccgaacaacccgTCTCCGTTTCAATCTCAAGGGTCTAGTTCTTCGGGTAATGTCTTGGGTCGAATCGAAaacatgttcgagcaaatgatgaaaaagaaccaagactCCGATGCTCAATTGGCCTCCCATAACACTTCTATCCGTAACTTGGAAGTACAACTtggccaaatctctcaatctctcaaCACTCGCCCAAAGGgttctctaccaagtgatacggtagtaaaccccaagggtgggcacaacAATCATGTGATGGTGGAAACTACgcgaagtgggagaggcggtgatgtgcatgcctcaagaggaaatcaagttatggtggatgaagaggagttgcgggatgatgataTACCTTTGGTGGTTGAGGATGTAGTTGAAccaaatgtgaacaatgatgtgcgtATTGAAATTGATGAGGTTGAGGAGGAGACACAAGAGgctgtgaacccgtctagggaacac aaattcattgagatgatgaaaagTTTGATTATCAACGTGCCTCtagtggaggcactcgagcaaatgtcggggtatgcaaaattcatgaaggatttggttactaaaaagagatcaatggagtgtaagacaatcaagatgactcatcaagtgagttcTATTTTACATTCTATGGCTCCAAAACTTGAGGAACACGGAGCATTCACTATACCTTGTACCATCGAAAGTGCCAACTTTGCAAAAGCCGTTTGTGACTTGGAGGCGAGTATAAActtaatgccatattcggtcttcaagaccttgggaatcagACAACCTTGTCCAACTTcaatgaggcttcaaatggcagATCGATCAATGAAGCAACCCTTGGGTATAATTGATGATGTCCctgttcgtgttgataaatttATCTTGCCGACCGACTTCgtcatattggattgtgaggtggactttatAGTCCCTATTattcttgggagacctttcctAGTTATGGGGAAGGCTTTGGTGGATGTTGAGGCGGGAGAGTTGACgttccgtgttggtgatgaaaaggtggtattccatgtgtgcaagtctatgaggcaaccaaatagcaccgaggtgtgttCGTTTATGgacattgtcacggcggtgatagtggatgacacaagcgcaatgaTTAATGTTGAGGATCCACTTGAGGCCGTGCTTTtgaatatggatgtcaatgatgatgtcGGGAGAGTGGAGTGTGTAAacgcattgcatggtatgggttcgtattcttatgagcctaggaagttatccttggatcttgagaatcgcaaaactccaccaaccaagccatctattgaggagccgccGGTGTTGGAGCTGAAACCatttcctcctcacctcag gttgacgccacCTTGGTGGTTCTACAAAAGCGCAAGAGGGCGATTGGATGGACATTGA